One region of Thermodesulfobacteriota bacterium genomic DNA includes:
- a CDS encoding 3-hydroxyacyl-CoA dehydrogenase family protein: MEIKKIGVLGAGTMGNGIAQVASQAGYQVVMRDIEDRFVENGLNAIEKFLTKSVEKGKMTEEQKKGVLSRIKGTTRMEDLKDVDFVIEAVFEDLELKKSLFKTLDELTAPHVVLTTNTSSMSITEIAMATKRPEKVAGMHFFNPAPLMKLVEVIRGYHTSDETTRLVMDLSKKMGKEPVEVKKDTPGFIVNRLMIPHFIEAIRMVEEGIATCEDIDKAVKLGLNYPMGPFELMDLTGIDIALHVTEYLYKELNKESKWSAPPLLKSMIRAGKLGRKTKGGWYQY; this comes from the coding sequence ATGGAGATCAAAAAGATCGGCGTCTTGGGAGCTGGGACCATGGGAAACGGGATCGCCCAGGTGGCATCCCAGGCAGGGTATCAGGTGGTGATGCGGGACATCGAGGATCGCTTCGTCGAAAACGGCCTCAACGCCATCGAGAAATTTCTAACCAAAAGCGTCGAGAAAGGGAAGATGACGGAGGAGCAGAAGAAGGGGGTCCTCTCCCGGATCAAGGGAACCACCCGGATGGAGGATCTGAAGGACGTCGATTTCGTCATCGAGGCGGTCTTCGAGGATCTCGAACTGAAGAAGTCGCTCTTCAAAACCCTCGATGAGTTGACGGCGCCCCATGTCGTGCTGACGACCAACACCTCCTCGATGTCGATCACCGAGATCGCCATGGCGACCAAACGGCCCGAGAAGGTCGCGGGAATGCATTTTTTCAATCCCGCGCCCCTCATGAAACTGGTGGAGGTGATCCGGGGATACCATACCAGCGATGAGACCACCCGTCTCGTCATGGACCTTTCAAAGAAGATGGGGAAGGAGCCCGTGGAGGTGAAGAAGGACACCCCTGGATTTATCGTCAACCGCCTCATGATCCCCCACTTTATCGAGGCCATCCGGATGGTCGAGGAGGGGATCGCCACCTGCGAGGACATCGACAAGGCCGTCAAGCTCGGGCTCAACTATCCCATGGGCCCCTTCGAACTGATGGATCTTACGGGAATCGACATTGCCCTCCATGTGACCGAATACCTTTACAAGGAGCTGAACAAGGAGAGCAAGTGGTCTGCCCCTCCCCTGTTGAAATCGATGATCCGGGCAGGAAAACTGGGCCGGAAGACCAAAGGAGGCTGGTACCAATATTGA
- a CDS encoding DUF2118 domain-containing protein, producing MATPVTVPMVGKIVSVSVKVGDRVKEDDQVAVLEAMKMEMPIVAPVSGVVKEICVSPGQEVEAEATIALIE from the coding sequence ATGGCAACCCCGGTAACCGTTCCAATGGTTGGCAAGATCGTCTCTGTCTCTGTCAAGGTGGGCGATCGGGTGAAAGAGGATGATCAGGTGGCGGTGCTCGAGGCCATGAAGATGGAGATGCCCATCGTCGCGCCGGTCAGCGGAGTGGTCAAAGAGATCTGCGTTTCTCCGGGTCAGGAGGTCGAGGCCGAGGCCACCATCGCCCTGATCGAATAG
- a CDS encoding NAD(+)/NADH kinase: MKRIGIIAKQNKPEALTIIGRLVEWLGSKGIEICVEYGVGQAVPSSPIGGQLRPMEREQIPSEVEMIIVLGGDGTLLSVARLVGGYRVPILGVNLGGLGFLTEITLKELFDVLERVIRGEFVTDERTVFHASVIRREERLAEYTVLNDAVINKGALARIIDIETSINGEYLTTFKSDGLILSTPTGSTAYNLSAGGPIVHPSLPCIIITPICPHTLTNRPIMIPDDVVVRATLQTKQQEVFLTLDGQQGFILEYGDVVEVKKGEEKILLVKSPYRHYFGVLREKLKWGER; encoded by the coding sequence ATGAAACGAATCGGGATCATCGCCAAACAGAACAAACCTGAGGCCCTGACGATCATAGGACGATTGGTGGAGTGGTTGGGATCGAAGGGGATAGAGATCTGTGTCGAATACGGGGTCGGACAGGCGGTCCCTTCCTCCCCGATCGGAGGCCAACTCAGACCGATGGAGCGAGAACAGATCCCCTCCGAGGTAGAGATGATCATCGTCCTCGGGGGGGATGGAACCCTTCTCAGCGTGGCCCGGCTGGTGGGAGGCTATCGCGTCCCCATCCTCGGGGTCAACTTGGGAGGGCTCGGATTTCTGACGGAGATCACCCTCAAAGAGCTCTTCGACGTCTTGGAACGGGTGATCCGAGGCGAGTTCGTCACGGATGAAAGGACGGTCTTTCATGCCTCCGTGATCCGCCGGGAAGAGAGGCTGGCCGAGTATACCGTCCTAAACGATGCGGTCATCAATAAAGGGGCCTTGGCCAGGATCATCGATATCGAAACCTCGATCAACGGGGAATACCTCACCACCTTCAAATCGGATGGCCTGATCCTTTCAACTCCCACGGGATCGACCGCCTACAACCTTTCCGCCGGCGGTCCCATCGTCCATCCCTCTCTGCCCTGTATCATCATCACCCCCATCTGCCCTCATACCCTGACCAATCGACCGATCATGATTCCAGACGATGTCGTCGTCAGGGCGACCCTTCAGACGAAGCAGCAGGAGGTCTTTCTCACCCTCGATGGACAGCAGGGATTCATCCTGGAATATGGGGATGTGGTGGAGGTCAAGAAGGGCGAGGAAAAGATCCTTCTCGTCAAATCGCCCTATCGCCACTACTTCGGGGTCCTGCGGGAGAAGCTCAAATGGGGGGAGAGATGA
- the recN gene encoding DNA repair protein RecN, producing the protein MLSELRIKNLAIIDEVSLTFSKGFNVLTGETGAGKSIILNAVRLLLGERMGEEVIRTSEEEAVVEALFDLSGNREVREKVKEWAPKTQGHRDETECLIRRVLSRSGRSRAFLNESLTTLGTLSEVGEALITLCGQHEHQSLQRVETHLDLLDEFGGLIPLRNQYQEHFENLLSMEREIRRVWEEKERGNRDRELMMFQLGEIEAARLERGEEEGLREERKILTHARKLIDFVTRSLEGLQEGEGSAVERIQRVLRQGPELIGIDPSLSDPLRSLESVSIQLEEVCLTLRDYLRRVEADPQRLEEVENRLEEIDRLKRKYGPTIEDVLSFKERLRASLGALSSSEERLSHLEGIRDSLRGEVVALANKLSFERKRVATELKKAVERELGLLGMKRASFEVRVEEEELTPKGGNRVEFMISPNVGEEVKPLAKIASGGELSRMMLAMKKILARVGGRQVLVFDEVDSGIGGAVAEVVGRSLKELSKHHQVICVTHLPQIACFADAHFSVRKAVRGNRTITLVEQLEREAVVDEIARMLGGVKVTEKTKAHAREMIQNARRG; encoded by the coding sequence ATGTTATCAGAACTTCGGATCAAGAACCTGGCCATCATCGACGAAGTGAGCCTCACCTTCTCGAAGGGGTTCAATGTCCTGACCGGTGAGACCGGGGCGGGCAAGTCGATCATTCTCAATGCGGTCCGCCTCCTCCTCGGGGAGCGAATGGGCGAGGAGGTGATCCGGACGTCGGAAGAGGAAGCGGTCGTGGAGGCCCTCTTCGATCTTTCTGGCAATCGGGAAGTCAGGGAAAAGGTGAAGGAGTGGGCCCCAAAGACCCAGGGCCACCGGGATGAAACGGAATGTCTCATTCGAAGGGTCCTCTCCCGTTCCGGACGGAGCAGAGCCTTCCTCAACGAATCACTGACGACCCTGGGGACCCTGTCGGAGGTCGGCGAGGCATTGATCACCCTCTGCGGACAACACGAGCATCAATCGCTCCAACGGGTGGAGACCCATCTCGACCTCCTCGATGAATTCGGCGGGTTGATCCCTCTCCGGAATCAATATCAGGAGCACTTCGAAAATCTCCTTTCCATGGAACGGGAGATCCGAAGGGTGTGGGAGGAAAAGGAGCGAGGGAACCGGGATCGGGAACTGATGATGTTCCAGTTGGGAGAGATCGAGGCCGCACGGCTTGAACGGGGGGAGGAAGAGGGTCTGAGGGAGGAGCGGAAGATCCTCACCCATGCAAGAAAATTGATCGATTTCGTCACCCGGTCGCTCGAAGGCCTGCAGGAGGGGGAGGGATCTGCCGTGGAACGGATCCAGAGGGTCCTCCGGCAGGGACCGGAGCTGATCGGCATCGACCCCTCCCTTTCCGATCCGTTGAGGTCCCTGGAATCGGTCTCGATCCAATTGGAAGAGGTATGCCTCACCCTTCGGGATTATTTGAGACGGGTCGAGGCCGACCCACAGAGGCTGGAGGAGGTCGAAAACAGGCTCGAGGAGATCGACCGTTTGAAACGGAAATATGGCCCGACCATCGAGGACGTGCTCTCCTTCAAAGAGAGGCTCAGGGCCTCCCTCGGCGCCCTTTCCTCCAGCGAAGAGAGGCTCTCCCATCTCGAAGGGATTCGGGACTCCCTCAGGGGGGAGGTGGTCGCCCTGGCCAACAAACTCTCTTTTGAGCGGAAGAGGGTGGCCACCGAGTTAAAGAAGGCCGTGGAACGGGAGTTGGGACTCTTAGGCATGAAGAGGGCCAGTTTCGAAGTGAGGGTCGAGGAGGAGGAACTCACCCCCAAAGGGGGCAATCGGGTCGAATTCATGATCTCTCCCAATGTCGGGGAGGAGGTCAAGCCCCTGGCCAAGATCGCCTCGGGAGGGGAGCTTTCGAGGATGATGCTGGCGATGAAGAAGATTTTGGCCAGGGTGGGGGGGAGGCAGGTGTTGGTCTTCGACGAGGTCGACTCAGGCATCGGGGGGGCCGTGGCCGAGGTGGTGGGGAGGAGCTTGAAGGAGCTCTCCAAACACCATCAGGTCATCTGTGTCACCCACCTTCCCCAAATCGCCTGCTTTGCCGATGCCCATTTCAGCGTCCGGAAAGCGGTGAGGGGAAACCGGACGATCACCCTCGTCGAACAGTTGGAAAGGGAGGCCGTGGTGGACGAGATCGCCCGGATGCTCGGAGGCGTCAAGGTGACGGAGAAGACGAAGGCCCATGCGAGGGAGATGATCCAGAACGCGAGAAGGGGCTGA
- a CDS encoding N-acetyltransferase — protein sequence MIRKARVSDVKEIQQLIKQYSNRGDILPRSLLELYDHLRDFYIYVEAGKIRGICALHVCWEDLGEIRSLAVREESRRQGIGMKLVRACLREAKALGIKRVFALTYRPDFFERLKFKVVDKSILPHKIWADCIQCVKFPDCDEVAVLKEL from the coding sequence ATGATTCGAAAGGCGAGGGTGAGCGACGTCAAGGAGATCCAGCAGTTGATCAAACAGTATTCCAACCGGGGGGATATCCTCCCCAGGTCGCTTCTGGAGCTCTACGACCACCTGAGGGATTTTTACATCTATGTCGAGGCCGGAAAAATCCGGGGCATCTGTGCCCTCCATGTTTGCTGGGAGGATTTAGGGGAGATCCGATCGCTGGCGGTCCGGGAGGAGTCGAGAAGACAGGGGATCGGGATGAAGCTGGTCAGGGCCTGCCTGAGAGAGGCCAAGGCCCTGGGCATCAAACGGGTCTTTGCCCTAACCTACCGGCCCGACTTCTTCGAACGTTTGAAATTCAAGGTGGTGGACAAGTCGATCCTCCCCCATAAGATCTGGGCAGACTGCATCCAATGCGTCAAATTTCCTGATTGTGACGAAGTGGCCGTGCTTAAAGAACTTTAG